A stretch of Castanea sativa cultivar Marrone di Chiusa Pesio chromosome 2, ASM4071231v1 DNA encodes these proteins:
- the LOC142624210 gene encoding putative xyloglucan endotransglucosylase/hydrolase protein 6 — MAMYSSLRNAFACLSLFVLVFALSVTGRPATFLEDFKITWSDSHIKQIDRGRAIQLILDRNSGCGFASKRQYLFGRVSMKIKLIPGDSAGTVTAFYMNSNTDTIRDELDFEFLGNRTGQPYTVQTNIYARGKGNREQRVNLWFDPAADFHTYTILWNHHHIVFYVDDVPVRVYKNNEAKGIPFPKLQPMGVYSTLWEADNWATRGGLEKIDWSKAPFYAYYKDFDIEGCPVPGPSNCASNPSNWWEGTTYQLLSPLEARKYKWVRMNHMIYDYCTDKSRFPVTPPECVAGF, encoded by the exons ATGGCTATGTATTCCTCCTTAAGAAATGCATTTGCTTGTCTCTCACTTTTTGTGCTTGTATTTGCTCTCTCGGTAACAGGGAGACCGGCCACTTTTCTTGAAGATTTTAAAATCACGTGGTCTGATTCCCATATCAAGCAGATCGATAGAGGGAGGGCCATCCAACTCATTCTAGACCGAAATTCTG GATGTGGGTTTGCTTCCAAGAGACAGTACTTGTTCGGGCGTGTCAGCATGAAGATTAAGCTGATTCCTGGAGACTCTGCCGGAACTGTCACTGCCTTCTAT ATGAATTCCAACACGGATACCATTCGTGACGAGCTGGACTTTGAGTTCTTGGGGAATCGGACCGGACAACCGTACACGGTCCAGACCAATATCTATGCTCGTGGAAAGGGTAATAGGGAACAAAGAGTCAACCTTTGGTTTGATCCTGCAGCTGACTTCCACACTTACACAATACTCTGGAACCACCATCATATTGT TTTCTATGTCGATGATGTGCCAGTTAGGGTCTACAAGAATAACGAAGCTAAAGGAATCCCATTCCCAAAGTTGCAACCTATGGGGGTCTATTCAACATTGTGGGAAGCTGATAACTGGGCTACAAGAGGTGGACTTGAAAAGATTGATTGGAGCAAAGCACCTTTCTATGCTTATTACAAGGACTTTGATATTGAAGGGTGCCCTGTGCCAGGACCCTCTAACTGTGCCTCAAACCCCAGCAATTGGTGGGAAGGAACAACTTACCAATTGCTCAGTCCACTTGAAGCTAGAAAGTATAAGTGGGTTCGTATGAACCACATGATCTATGACTACTGTACTGATAAATCGAGGTTCCCAGTGACCCCACCAGAGTGTGTTGCgggtttctaa